From a region of the Gossypium raimondii isolate GPD5lz chromosome 10, ASM2569854v1, whole genome shotgun sequence genome:
- the LOC105778500 gene encoding DNA replication complex GINS protein PSF2, translated as MAGQSDPHISLFSAEEVEFMAEDELIEIVPNMRMDPLNFICGDFGPFLPQIASQVPLWLAVALKKRGKCAIRPPQWMSVENLTRVLEGERESQGAFQVLPFHYVEISRLLFDHAREDIPDMYMVRSLIEDIRDVRIHKVETSLEKFSGTSAVKIPNLSAMEVNIIRPFVGRALQAFYKHDNPEKIPDVDRASSAQTRAANNEPRRQLRR; from the exons ATGGCTGGCCAATCTGATCCTCATATCTCTCTTTTCTCAGCCGAAGAG GTGGAATTTATGGCTGAAGATGAACTGATAGAGATTGTCCCAAACATGCGAATGGATCCCCTCAATTTCATCTGC GGTGATTTTGGTCCATTTTTACCGCAAATAGCATCCCAGGTGCCGTTGTGGCTCGCGGTGGCTTTaaagaagagaggaaaatgCGCGATTCGGCCTCCTCAGTGGATGTCAGTTG AAAATTTGACACGGGTTTTGGAAGGAGAACGAGAATCTCAAGGGGCATTTCAGGTGCTTCCATTTCATTATGTGGAGATCTCTAGACTTCTCTTTGATCA TGCACGTGAAGACATTCCTGACATGTATATG GTGAGATCTCTTATTGAAGACATAAGGGATGTACGGATTCATAAAGTTGAGACTAGCTTGGAGAAGTTCAGTGGGACATCTGCTGTGAAA ATTCCAAATTTATCTGCTATGGAAGTGAATATAATTCGTCCGTTCGTGGGGAGGGCCTTACAGGCATTTTACAAGCATGATAATCCAGAGAAAATACCAGATGTAGATAGAGCATCTAGTGCACAGACCCGAGCAGCTAACAATGAGCCAAGA CGGCAACTGAGGAGATAA
- the LOC105776898 gene encoding DNA topoisomerase 2 isoform X1 gives MVADSKLPLQSSNNVNTKASKTIEETYQKKTQLEHILLRPDTYIGSIEQHTQRLWVYENDEMVHRDIKYVPGLYKIFDEILVNAADNKQRDPSMDSIKVVIDAEQNLISVYNNGDGVPVEIHQEEKVYVPELIFGHLLTSSNYDDNVKKTTGGRNGYGAKLTNIFSTEFVIETADGKRQKKYKQVFKNNMGSKTEPVITKCKEGENWTKVTFKPDLAKFNMTHLEDDVVALMRKRVFDLAGCLGKTVKVELNGKRIAVKSFLDYVNLYLSAASKNKSEPLPRISEKVNARWEVCVSLSEGQFQQVSFVNSIATIKGGTHVDYVTNQISNYVMNAVNKKNKNANVKAHNVKNHLWVFVNALIDNPAFDSQTKETLTLRQSSFGSKCELPEDFLKKVAKSGVVDNLLQWAEFKHSKDLKKTDGTKSGSIRGIPKLDDANEAGGRNSDKCTLILTEGDSAKSLAVAGLSVVGRNHYGVYPLRGKLLNVREASHKQLMENAEIQNLKRILGLQQNKEYTDVKSLRYGHLMIMTDQDHDGSHIKGLLINFIHSFWPSLLKVKSFMVEFITPIVKATRKVNKQEEELCFYTMPEYQAWKESLGTNAKSWRIKYYKGLGTSTGPEGKKYFKDIDKHMKEFVWEGDMDGDAIELAFSKKKIEARKNWLRQFEPGTHLDHNEKLINYSDFINKELILFSMADLQRSIPSMVDGLKPGQRKILFCAFKRNFVHEAKVSQFSGYVSEHSAYHHGEQSLCSTIVGMAQDFVGSNNINLLRPGGQFGTRNQGGKDAASARYIFTNLTTITRYLFRKDDDGLLNYLNEDGQSIEPSWYVPVIPMVLVNGSEGIGTGWSSYIPNYNPRDIVANVRRLLNGEPMEPMHPWYRGFKGTIEKTASKESGVTYTISGIVEEVDETTLKITELPIRRWTQDYKEFLESVITANDSFIKEFKQYSDDRTVHFEVFMTEENMMLAKQEGLMKKFKLTTTVSTSNMHLFDSRGMIKKYDTPEEILDEFYHLRLEFYEKRRKHMLDTLELELLKMDNKVRFILDVVKGNIIVNNRKRADLFLELQEKGFTPFPKKTKAVEVAVAGDIDHEGEPELSPEATRASDYDYLLSMAIGTLTLEKVQELCSDRDKLEHEVEELRKHTPKSLWLKDLEELEKQLDEQDQADLEAEEENSKNRAKGGVAGKKARRPVASKNPKKVNKKDDPQVSEASEISSTTAMEAEKAPAVVKPKGRAGAKKKTKKQDDSDDDDDDNDDFDIPDLRERLAKHNIDSSPDHSADMETEMFQEPAGKKGPAKRAAATKKNPVISLSESIGEINISDGELEVVEPAPAATKKGGRKPAAPKAGKPPAAAKKRGPAAGKQQKLLTQMLKPATEAEGSGISPEKKVRKMRASPFNKKSGSVLGKTSSSSLSSMPEIESDDDEEVAVVVEPRARPQRANRTKTTYVVSDSETEEEVNDDSDFEEDED, from the exons ATGGTTGCTGATTCGAAGCTCCCGCTGCAAAGCAGCAACAATGTAAACACTAAAGCCTCAAAAACTATAGAGGAAACCTACCAAAAGAAGACCCAATTAGAACACATCCTTCTCCGACCCGATACCTACATCGGTTCCATTGAACAGCACACTCAGCGCCTATGGGTGTACGAGAACGATGAGATGGTCCACCGAGACATAAAGTACGTCCCGGGACTTTACAAGATCTTCGACGAGATCTTAGTCAATGCCGCCGATAATAAACAACGGGATCCATCCATGGATTCCATTAAAGTGGTGATTGATGCGGAGCAGAACTTGATTTCCGTTTACAATAACGGGGATGGAGTTCCCGTTGAGATTCATCAGGAGGAGAAGGTTTATGTTCCGGAGTTGATTTTCGGCCATTTGTTGACTAGCAGTAACTATGACGACAATGTTAAAAAGACGACCGGTGGGAGAAATGGGTACGGAGCTAAGCTTACGAATATATTTTCGACTGAGTTTGTTATCGAAACTGCTGATGGAAAACGGCAGAAGAAGTATAAGCAG GTATTTAAAAACAACATGGGAAGCAAAACCGAGCCTGTTATAACAAAATGTAAAGAGGGTGAGAATTGGACAAAGGTTACATTTAAGCCAGACTTGGCCAAATTTAACATGACTCACTTGGAGGATGATGTGGTTGCATTGATGAGGAAGAGGGTGTTTGATTTAGCTGGTTGTCTTGGCAAGACCGTGAAGGTGGAGTTGAATGGGAAACGCATCGCCGTGAAATCATTTCTTGATTATGTCAACCTTTACCTTAGTGCTGCCTCTAAAAATAAGAGCGAACCTCTCCCAAG GATTTCTGAGAAGGTTAATGCAAGATGGGAAGTTTGTGTTAGTCTCAGCGAAGGGCAGTTTCAACAG GTCAGCTTTGTCAATAGTATTGCTACAATCAAGGGTGGAACCCACGTTGACTATGTTACCAACCAGATATCTAATTATGTGATGAATGCTGTAAATAAGAAGAACAAGAATGCTAATGTCAAAGCACATAATGTGAAGAATCATCTGTGGGTTTTTGTCAATGCTCTTATTGACAACCCTGCTTTTGATTCGCAAACCAAGGAAACTTTGACTCTTCGTCAGAGCAGTTTCGGCTCCAAATGTGAACTTCCTGAAGATTTTTTGAAGAAAG TTGCAAAATCTGGAGTTGTGGATAATTTGCTCCAGTGGGCAGAATTCAAGCATAGCAAAGATCTTAAGAAGACTGACGGAACTAAGTCAGGAAGTATTCGAGGAATCCCCAAGCTAGATGATGCTAATGAAGCTGGAGGAAGGAATTCTGACAAATGCACATTGATATTGACGGAAGGGGATTCAGCAAAATCTCTTGCT GTGGCTGGTCTTTCTGTTGTAGGTCGAAACCACTATGGTGTTTACCCATTGAGAGGTAAACTACTGAATGTGAGGGAAGCCAGCCATAAGCAGTTAATGGAGAATGCTGAAATACAGAATCTTAAGCGAATTCTTGGATTGCAGCAGAACAAGGAGTATACTGATGTCAAATCTTTGAGATATGGGCATTTGATGATAATGACTGATCAG GATCATGATGGTTCTCATATCAAAGGGCTGCTGATCAATTTTATTCATTCCTTCTGGCCTTCTTTGCTAAAAGTTAAATCATTCATGGTTGAGTTTATAACTCCTATAGTGAAG GCTACTCGCAAAGTCAACAAACAGGAGGAGGAGTTATGTTTTTATACGATGCCTGAATACCAAGCTTGGAAGGAAAGTTTGGGGACTAATGCAAAGAGCTGGAGAATAAAGTACTATAAG GGGTTGGGAACAAGCACAGGACCTGAAGGGAAGAAATACTTCAAAGATATTGATAAGCACATGAAAGAGTTTGTATGGGAAGGTGATATGGATGGTGATGCAATCGAGCTAGCTTTTAGTAAGAAGAAGATAGAAGCAAGGAAGAATTGGCTGCGACAGTTTGAG CCCGGCACGCACCTTGATCACAATGAGAAACTCATCAATTATAGCGACTTCATTAATAAGGAACTTATTCTGTTTTCCATGGCTGACCTTCAAAGATCAATTCCTTCCATGGTTGATGGCCTGAAGCCTGGTCAAAGGAAGATCCTTTTCTGTGCTTTCAAGAGGAATTTTGTACATGAGGCAAAGGTTTCTCAATTTTCGGGTTATGTTTCGGAGCATTCTGCTTACCATCATGGTGAGCAGAGTCTTTGTAGTACCATTGTTGGAATGGCCCAGGATTTTGTGGGCAGTAACAACATAAACCTTCTCCGTCCTGGGGGTCAATTTGGTACTCGTAACCAG GGTGGCAAAGATGCAGCAAGTGCAAGGTACATTTTTACCAATCTTACTACCATTACTCGATATCTGTTCCGCAAGGATGATGATGGCCTGCTCAATTACTTGAATGAAGATGGCCAATCCATTGAGCCTTCCTG GTATGTACCTGTTATACCAATGGTTCTCGTGAACGGAAGTGAAGGAATTGGGACAGGATGGAGCTCTTATATCCCGAACTATAATCCAAGAGATATAGTGGCAAATGTGAGGCGTTTGCTGAATGGTGAACCAATGGAGCCCATGCATCCGTGGTACCGAGGTTTCAAAGGGACTATTGAGAAAACTGCGTCAAAAGAATCTGGTGTTACCTACACTATAAGTGGGATTGTAGAGGAGGTTGATGAGACCACACTGAAAATAACTGAACTTCCAATCCGTAGGTGGACTCAAGATTATAAGGAATTTTTGGAATCCGTCATAACAGCAAATGATTCATTCATCAAG GAATTTAAGCAATACAGTGATGATAGAACTGTGCATTTTGAGGTCTTCATGACTGAAGAGAACATGATGTTGGCCAAGCAAGAGGGTTTGATGAAGAAGTTTAAGCTAACAACAACTGTTAGCACAAGTAACATGCACTTGTTTGATTCGAGAGGGATGATTAAGAAATATGACACCCCTGAGGAAA TACTTGACGAATTTTATCACTTAAGGCTTGAATTTTACGAGAAACGAAGG AAACATATGTTGGACACTCTTGAACTCGAGTTATTGAAAATGGATAACAAAGTCAGGTTTATCCTTGATGTTGTTAAGGGGAACATCATTGTGAACAATAGGAAGAGAGCTGACTTGTTCCTTGAGCTGCAAGAAAAAGGGTTTACTCCTTTCCCGAAGAAAACGAAAGCTGTTGAAGTAGCAGTGGCGGGGGATATTGATCATGAAGGGGAACCTGAACTTAGCCCTGAAGCAACAAGGGCAAGTGATTATGACTATCTCTTATCCATGGCAATCGGTACTCTGACCCTTGAGAAGGTCCAAGAGCTTTGTTCTGATAGGGATAAACTTGAGCATGAGGTTGAAGAGTTGAGGAAACACACTCCAAAGTCTTTATGGCTGAAAGATCTTGAAGAACTCGAGAAACAACTTGAC GAGCAAGATCAAGCAGACCTGGAAGCAGAAGAAGAGAACAGCAAAAACAGAGCGAAGGGAGGTGTAGCTGGCAAGAAGGCTCGAAGACCGGTGGCATCTAAAAACCCGAAGAAGGTAAACAAGAAAGATGACCCACAAGTTTCCGAAGCCTCAGAAATTTCGTCTACGACAGCAATGGAAGCAG AAAAGGCTCCTGCTGTTGTTAAACCCAAAGGCCGGGCCGGTGCAAAGAAGAAGACAAAGAAG CAGGATGatagtgatgatgatgatgatgacaatGACGACTTTGATATTCCTGATCTAAGGGAGCGACTTGCCAAGCATAACATCGATTCCTCTCCTGATCATTCCGCTG ATATGGAAACTGAAATGTTTCAAGAACCTGCTGGAAAGAAAGGGCCTGCCAAAAGGGCAGCTGCTACTAAGAAGAATCCCGTCATTTCTCTATCCGAAAGCATAGGCGAAATCAACATCAGCGATGGAGAATTGGAGGTTGTCGAGCCAGCTCCAGCAGCAACAAAGAAAGGAGGACGAAAACCGGCTGCTCCAAAAGCCGGTAAGCCACCTGCAGCAGCAAAGAAAAGAGGTCCAGCAGCAGGCAAGCAACAAAAGCTTTTAACACAAATGCTGAAACCTGCAACAGAAGCTGAGGGTTCAGGGATATCGCCTGAAAAGAAAGTGAGGAAAATGAGGGCGTCACCGTTCAACAAGAAAAGCGGTTCGGTCTTGGGGAAGACGAGCAGTTCTTCACTGTCTTCAATGCCGGAAATTGAAAGCGACGACGATGAAGAAGTAGCTGTGGTTGTGGAACCAAGAGCTAGACCACAAAGGGCAAACCGGACCAAGACAACTTATGTTGTTAGTGATTCCGAGACTGAGGAAGAAGTTAATGATGACTCAGATTTCGAGGAAGACGAGGATTGA
- the LOC105776898 gene encoding DNA topoisomerase 2 isoform X2: MVADSKLPLQSSNNVNTKASKTIEETYQKKTQLEHILLRPDTYIGSIEQHTQRLWVYENDEMVHRDIKYVPGLYKIFDEILVNAADNKQRDPSMDSIKVVIDAEQNLISVYNNGDGVPVEIHQEEKVYVPELIFGHLLTSSNYDDNVKKTTGGRNGYGAKLTNIFSTEFVIETADGKRQKKYKQVFKNNMGSKTEPVITKCKEGENWTKVTFKPDLAKFNMTHLEDDVVALMRKRVFDLAGCLGKTVKVELNGKRIAVKSFLDYVNLYLSAASKNKSEPLPRISEKVNARWEVCVSLSEGQFQQVSFVNSIATIKGGTHVDYVTNQISNYVMNAVNKKNKNANVKAHNVKNHLWVFVNALIDNPAFDSQTKETLTLRQSSFGSKCELPEDFLKKVAKSGVVDNLLQWAEFKHSKDLKKTDGTKSGSIRGIPKLDDANEAGGRNSDKCTLILTEGDSAKSLAVAGLSVVGRNHYGVYPLRGKLLNVREASHKQLMENAEIQNLKRILGLQQNKEYTDVKSLRYGHLMIMTDQDHDGSHIKGLLINFIHSFWPSLLKVKSFMVEFITPIVKATRKVNKQEEELCFYTMPEYQAWKESLGTNAKSWRIKYYKGLGTSTGPEGKKYFKDIDKHMKEFVWEGDMDGDAIELAFSKKKIEARKNWLRQFEPGTHLDHNEKLINYSDFINKELILFSMADLQRSIPSMVDGLKPGQRKILFCAFKRNFVHEAKVSQFSGYVSEHSAYHHGEQSLCSTIVGMAQDFVGSNNINLLRPGGQFGTRNQGGKDAASARYIFTNLTTITRYLFRKDDDGLLNYLNEDGQSIEPSWYVPVIPMVLVNGSEGIGTGWSSYIPNYNPRDIVANVRRLLNGEPMEPMHPWYRGFKGTIEKTASKESGVTYTISGIVEEVDETTLKITELPIRRWTQDYKEFLESVITANDSFIKEFKQYSDDRTVHFEVFMTEENMMLAKQEGLMKKFKLTTTVSTSNMHLFDSRGMIKKYDTPEEILDEFYHLRLEFYEKRRKHMLDTLELELLKMDNKVRFILDVVKGNIIVNNRKRADLFLELQEKGFTPFPKKTKAVEVAVAGDIDHEGEPELSPEATRASDYDYLLSMAIGTLTLEKVQELCSDRDKLEHEVEELRKHTPKSLWLKDLEELEKQLDEQDQADLEAEEENSKNRAKGGVAGKKARRPVASKNPKKVNKKDDPQVSEASEISSTTAMEAEKAPAVVKPKGRAGAKKKTKKDDSDDDDDDNDDFDIPDLRERLAKHNIDSSPDHSADMETEMFQEPAGKKGPAKRAAATKKNPVISLSESIGEINISDGELEVVEPAPAATKKGGRKPAAPKAGKPPAAAKKRGPAAGKQQKLLTQMLKPATEAEGSGISPEKKVRKMRASPFNKKSGSVLGKTSSSSLSSMPEIESDDDEEVAVVVEPRARPQRANRTKTTYVVSDSETEEEVNDDSDFEEDED, translated from the exons ATGGTTGCTGATTCGAAGCTCCCGCTGCAAAGCAGCAACAATGTAAACACTAAAGCCTCAAAAACTATAGAGGAAACCTACCAAAAGAAGACCCAATTAGAACACATCCTTCTCCGACCCGATACCTACATCGGTTCCATTGAACAGCACACTCAGCGCCTATGGGTGTACGAGAACGATGAGATGGTCCACCGAGACATAAAGTACGTCCCGGGACTTTACAAGATCTTCGACGAGATCTTAGTCAATGCCGCCGATAATAAACAACGGGATCCATCCATGGATTCCATTAAAGTGGTGATTGATGCGGAGCAGAACTTGATTTCCGTTTACAATAACGGGGATGGAGTTCCCGTTGAGATTCATCAGGAGGAGAAGGTTTATGTTCCGGAGTTGATTTTCGGCCATTTGTTGACTAGCAGTAACTATGACGACAATGTTAAAAAGACGACCGGTGGGAGAAATGGGTACGGAGCTAAGCTTACGAATATATTTTCGACTGAGTTTGTTATCGAAACTGCTGATGGAAAACGGCAGAAGAAGTATAAGCAG GTATTTAAAAACAACATGGGAAGCAAAACCGAGCCTGTTATAACAAAATGTAAAGAGGGTGAGAATTGGACAAAGGTTACATTTAAGCCAGACTTGGCCAAATTTAACATGACTCACTTGGAGGATGATGTGGTTGCATTGATGAGGAAGAGGGTGTTTGATTTAGCTGGTTGTCTTGGCAAGACCGTGAAGGTGGAGTTGAATGGGAAACGCATCGCCGTGAAATCATTTCTTGATTATGTCAACCTTTACCTTAGTGCTGCCTCTAAAAATAAGAGCGAACCTCTCCCAAG GATTTCTGAGAAGGTTAATGCAAGATGGGAAGTTTGTGTTAGTCTCAGCGAAGGGCAGTTTCAACAG GTCAGCTTTGTCAATAGTATTGCTACAATCAAGGGTGGAACCCACGTTGACTATGTTACCAACCAGATATCTAATTATGTGATGAATGCTGTAAATAAGAAGAACAAGAATGCTAATGTCAAAGCACATAATGTGAAGAATCATCTGTGGGTTTTTGTCAATGCTCTTATTGACAACCCTGCTTTTGATTCGCAAACCAAGGAAACTTTGACTCTTCGTCAGAGCAGTTTCGGCTCCAAATGTGAACTTCCTGAAGATTTTTTGAAGAAAG TTGCAAAATCTGGAGTTGTGGATAATTTGCTCCAGTGGGCAGAATTCAAGCATAGCAAAGATCTTAAGAAGACTGACGGAACTAAGTCAGGAAGTATTCGAGGAATCCCCAAGCTAGATGATGCTAATGAAGCTGGAGGAAGGAATTCTGACAAATGCACATTGATATTGACGGAAGGGGATTCAGCAAAATCTCTTGCT GTGGCTGGTCTTTCTGTTGTAGGTCGAAACCACTATGGTGTTTACCCATTGAGAGGTAAACTACTGAATGTGAGGGAAGCCAGCCATAAGCAGTTAATGGAGAATGCTGAAATACAGAATCTTAAGCGAATTCTTGGATTGCAGCAGAACAAGGAGTATACTGATGTCAAATCTTTGAGATATGGGCATTTGATGATAATGACTGATCAG GATCATGATGGTTCTCATATCAAAGGGCTGCTGATCAATTTTATTCATTCCTTCTGGCCTTCTTTGCTAAAAGTTAAATCATTCATGGTTGAGTTTATAACTCCTATAGTGAAG GCTACTCGCAAAGTCAACAAACAGGAGGAGGAGTTATGTTTTTATACGATGCCTGAATACCAAGCTTGGAAGGAAAGTTTGGGGACTAATGCAAAGAGCTGGAGAATAAAGTACTATAAG GGGTTGGGAACAAGCACAGGACCTGAAGGGAAGAAATACTTCAAAGATATTGATAAGCACATGAAAGAGTTTGTATGGGAAGGTGATATGGATGGTGATGCAATCGAGCTAGCTTTTAGTAAGAAGAAGATAGAAGCAAGGAAGAATTGGCTGCGACAGTTTGAG CCCGGCACGCACCTTGATCACAATGAGAAACTCATCAATTATAGCGACTTCATTAATAAGGAACTTATTCTGTTTTCCATGGCTGACCTTCAAAGATCAATTCCTTCCATGGTTGATGGCCTGAAGCCTGGTCAAAGGAAGATCCTTTTCTGTGCTTTCAAGAGGAATTTTGTACATGAGGCAAAGGTTTCTCAATTTTCGGGTTATGTTTCGGAGCATTCTGCTTACCATCATGGTGAGCAGAGTCTTTGTAGTACCATTGTTGGAATGGCCCAGGATTTTGTGGGCAGTAACAACATAAACCTTCTCCGTCCTGGGGGTCAATTTGGTACTCGTAACCAG GGTGGCAAAGATGCAGCAAGTGCAAGGTACATTTTTACCAATCTTACTACCATTACTCGATATCTGTTCCGCAAGGATGATGATGGCCTGCTCAATTACTTGAATGAAGATGGCCAATCCATTGAGCCTTCCTG GTATGTACCTGTTATACCAATGGTTCTCGTGAACGGAAGTGAAGGAATTGGGACAGGATGGAGCTCTTATATCCCGAACTATAATCCAAGAGATATAGTGGCAAATGTGAGGCGTTTGCTGAATGGTGAACCAATGGAGCCCATGCATCCGTGGTACCGAGGTTTCAAAGGGACTATTGAGAAAACTGCGTCAAAAGAATCTGGTGTTACCTACACTATAAGTGGGATTGTAGAGGAGGTTGATGAGACCACACTGAAAATAACTGAACTTCCAATCCGTAGGTGGACTCAAGATTATAAGGAATTTTTGGAATCCGTCATAACAGCAAATGATTCATTCATCAAG GAATTTAAGCAATACAGTGATGATAGAACTGTGCATTTTGAGGTCTTCATGACTGAAGAGAACATGATGTTGGCCAAGCAAGAGGGTTTGATGAAGAAGTTTAAGCTAACAACAACTGTTAGCACAAGTAACATGCACTTGTTTGATTCGAGAGGGATGATTAAGAAATATGACACCCCTGAGGAAA TACTTGACGAATTTTATCACTTAAGGCTTGAATTTTACGAGAAACGAAGG AAACATATGTTGGACACTCTTGAACTCGAGTTATTGAAAATGGATAACAAAGTCAGGTTTATCCTTGATGTTGTTAAGGGGAACATCATTGTGAACAATAGGAAGAGAGCTGACTTGTTCCTTGAGCTGCAAGAAAAAGGGTTTACTCCTTTCCCGAAGAAAACGAAAGCTGTTGAAGTAGCAGTGGCGGGGGATATTGATCATGAAGGGGAACCTGAACTTAGCCCTGAAGCAACAAGGGCAAGTGATTATGACTATCTCTTATCCATGGCAATCGGTACTCTGACCCTTGAGAAGGTCCAAGAGCTTTGTTCTGATAGGGATAAACTTGAGCATGAGGTTGAAGAGTTGAGGAAACACACTCCAAAGTCTTTATGGCTGAAAGATCTTGAAGAACTCGAGAAACAACTTGAC GAGCAAGATCAAGCAGACCTGGAAGCAGAAGAAGAGAACAGCAAAAACAGAGCGAAGGGAGGTGTAGCTGGCAAGAAGGCTCGAAGACCGGTGGCATCTAAAAACCCGAAGAAGGTAAACAAGAAAGATGACCCACAAGTTTCCGAAGCCTCAGAAATTTCGTCTACGACAGCAATGGAAGCAG AAAAGGCTCCTGCTGTTGTTAAACCCAAAGGCCGGGCCGGTGCAAAGAAGAAGACAAAGAAG GATGatagtgatgatgatgatgatgacaatGACGACTTTGATATTCCTGATCTAAGGGAGCGACTTGCCAAGCATAACATCGATTCCTCTCCTGATCATTCCGCTG ATATGGAAACTGAAATGTTTCAAGAACCTGCTGGAAAGAAAGGGCCTGCCAAAAGGGCAGCTGCTACTAAGAAGAATCCCGTCATTTCTCTATCCGAAAGCATAGGCGAAATCAACATCAGCGATGGAGAATTGGAGGTTGTCGAGCCAGCTCCAGCAGCAACAAAGAAAGGAGGACGAAAACCGGCTGCTCCAAAAGCCGGTAAGCCACCTGCAGCAGCAAAGAAAAGAGGTCCAGCAGCAGGCAAGCAACAAAAGCTTTTAACACAAATGCTGAAACCTGCAACAGAAGCTGAGGGTTCAGGGATATCGCCTGAAAAGAAAGTGAGGAAAATGAGGGCGTCACCGTTCAACAAGAAAAGCGGTTCGGTCTTGGGGAAGACGAGCAGTTCTTCACTGTCTTCAATGCCGGAAATTGAAAGCGACGACGATGAAGAAGTAGCTGTGGTTGTGGAACCAAGAGCTAGACCACAAAGGGCAAACCGGACCAAGACAACTTATGTTGTTAGTGATTCCGAGACTGAGGAAGAAGTTAATGATGACTCAGATTTCGAGGAAGACGAGGATTGA
- the LOC105777568 gene encoding triosephosphate isomerase, cytosolic, whose translation MGRKFFVGGNWKCNGTTEEVNKIVSTLNAGEVPSQDVVEVVVSPPFVFLPLVKTSLRPDFHVAAQNCWVKKGGAFTGEVSAEMLVNLSIPWVIIGHSERRLILKESNEFVADKVAYALAQGLKVIACIGETLEQREAGSTVAVVAEQTKAIAAKISNWTDVVLAYEPVWAIGTGKVATPAQAQEVHFELRKWLQANVSPEVAASTRIIYGGSVTAANCKELAAQPDVDGFLVGGASLKPEFIDIIKSAEVKKNA comes from the exons ATGGGAAGGAAATTCTTCGTTGGCGGCAATTGGAAATGC aaTGGAACCACTGAGGAAGTGAATAAGATTGTGAGTACTTTGAATGCTGGAGAGGTGCCTTCTCAGGATGTTGTTG AGGTTGTGGTTAGCCCTCCATTTGTGTTCCTTCCTTTGGTCAAAACTTCACTGAGACCCGATTTCCATGTCGCTGCACAAAATTGTTGGGTCAAGAAAGGAGGTGCTTTCACTGGTGAAGTTAG tgCAGAGATGCTTGTCAATTTGAGCATTCCTTGGGTTATTATTGGTCATTCTGAGAGGAGACTTATTTTGAAGGAGTCAAATGAG TTCGTTGCGGATAAGGTTGCTTATGCACTTGCTCAAGGCTTGAAGGTGATAGCTTGTATTGGGGAAACACTTGAGCAACGTGAAGCAGGATCTACTGTGGCGGTTGTTGCTGAACAAACTAAAGCAATTGCAG CAAAAATATCAAACTGGACTGATGTCGTTTTGGCATATGAGCCTGTGTGGGCTATTGGAACCGGGAAGGTTGCTACTCCAGCTCAAGCTCAGGAA GTACATTTTGAGTTGAGGAAATGGCTTCAGGCTAATGTTAGTCCCGAAGTTGCTGCATCAACCCGGATTATTTATGGAG GGTCCGTCACTGCTGCAAACTGCAAGGAACTAGCAGCTCAGCCTGATGTTGATGGTTTCTTGGTCGGTGGAGCTTCACTTaag CCGGAGTTCATTGATATCATAAAATCTGCTGAGGTGAAGAAGAATGCCTAA